Proteins co-encoded in one Cytophaga hutchinsonii ATCC 33406 genomic window:
- a CDS encoding flavin reductase family protein — METHLSLNDLMDMEIRKRANLVNSTGGFKSICLIGSVDPEGRTNVAPFSSIVHIGASPPLIAFIVRPDSAERHTLSNILETGVYTINHLNEQIYRQAHQTSARYPKEQSEFDAAGLTAVYKNDFAAPYVSESAVQLGVQFKERIDLAINGTILIIGQILHLYFPTDCLLEDAFLDLEKANTITCSGLDSYHKTQRLERLSYAKPGQELTPVNFMPLE, encoded by the coding sequence ATGGAAACACATCTGTCGTTGAATGATTTAATGGACATGGAGATACGAAAGCGGGCCAATCTGGTTAATTCAACAGGTGGCTTTAAAAGTATTTGTTTAATTGGCTCCGTTGATCCGGAAGGCCGGACCAATGTAGCGCCCTTCAGTTCTATTGTTCATATCGGTGCTTCTCCGCCGCTCATTGCCTTTATTGTGAGGCCGGACTCTGCTGAGCGGCATACCTTGTCAAATATTCTCGAAACAGGCGTTTACACCATCAATCACCTCAATGAACAGATCTATCGGCAAGCCCATCAAACATCAGCCAGGTATCCGAAAGAACAGTCTGAATTTGATGCGGCAGGATTAACAGCCGTTTATAAAAATGACTTTGCAGCGCCCTATGTCAGCGAAAGTGCTGTGCAGCTTGGTGTGCAATTTAAAGAACGCATAGACCTTGCCATCAACGGCACCATTTTAATCATCGGGCAAATACTGCACCTCTATTTTCCAACGGACTGTCTGCTCGAAGATGCATTCCTTGATCTGGAAAAAGCGAATACGATTACCTGTTCGGGTTTGGACAGTTATCACAAAACACAACGGCTGGAACGATTAAGCTATGCAAAACCCGGTCAGGAACTAACGCCTGTTAATTTCATGCCTCTTGAATAA
- a CDS encoding DUF2256 domain-containing protein, translating to MKGIKKQNLPAKICTVCERPFTWRKKWEKNWEDVKYCSDACRNKKNENEK from the coding sequence ATGAAAGGCATTAAAAAACAAAACCTGCCCGCTAAAATCTGTACGGTCTGTGAGCGCCCGTTTACATGGCGTAAGAAGTGGGAAAAAAATTGGGAGGATGTGAAATATTGCAGTGATGCCTGCAGAAATAAAAAAAATGAAAATGAAAAATAA
- a CDS encoding DASH family cryptochrome, translating into MKRSIVWFKTDLRLHDNETLVRAIEQSDEIIPVYCLDEDHFKITPFGFQKTGNFRAQFLLESLNDLDTNLRKLGSGLIVVRGKPETELYKIVKQYEAFKVFAKREVAYEEQQTEARVEKEIWKLGCTFESFSTSTLYHAQDLPFSIKDIPEVFTNFRKKVEKESSIRSVFQKPAHIKSPAMPQLRLPTVKGLGLQPVIQDPRAVMKFTGGESEGCKRLTSYLFETQLISHYKNTRDGMIGSDYSTKFSPWLALGCLSPREIYTELKKYESRFSANESTYWLIFELLWRDYFRFMMKKHKHQFFLYSGIKDSANASGLQDTAILSQWINGKTGNDFIDANMLELTHTGFMSNRGRQNAASYLCNDLGIDWRYGAAYFEQQLIDYDVCSNWGNWAYLAGVGNDPRGKRNFNIEKQAEEYDPKKLFRNLWLKTTLPL; encoded by the coding sequence ATGAAACGCTCTATTGTTTGGTTCAAAACAGACCTCCGGCTGCACGATAACGAAACCCTTGTTCGCGCGATAGAACAAAGCGACGAGATTATTCCGGTTTACTGCCTTGATGAGGATCACTTTAAAATAACGCCGTTCGGTTTTCAGAAAACAGGAAATTTCAGAGCGCAGTTTTTATTAGAGTCATTGAATGACCTGGATACGAACCTGCGTAAACTTGGCTCAGGACTGATTGTTGTGAGAGGCAAACCGGAAACGGAGCTTTATAAAATCGTAAAACAATATGAAGCCTTCAAGGTTTTTGCCAAGCGCGAAGTAGCTTACGAAGAACAACAAACGGAAGCACGTGTAGAAAAAGAAATATGGAAGCTTGGCTGCACATTTGAAAGCTTTAGTACAAGTACGTTGTACCATGCGCAGGATCTGCCGTTTTCTATAAAAGATATTCCGGAAGTATTCACCAATTTCAGGAAGAAAGTAGAAAAAGAATCTTCTATCCGCTCGGTTTTCCAAAAACCTGCTCACATAAAATCTCCGGCAATGCCGCAGCTGCGCCTGCCCACGGTAAAGGGCTTAGGACTACAGCCAGTTATACAGGACCCGAGAGCCGTAATGAAATTTACGGGAGGCGAAAGCGAAGGCTGCAAACGATTGACAAGCTACCTTTTTGAAACGCAGCTAATCTCACATTATAAGAACACAAGAGATGGAATGATTGGCAGCGACTATTCTACTAAATTTTCTCCCTGGCTGGCTTTGGGATGTTTGTCACCGAGAGAAATTTATACTGAATTAAAAAAATACGAATCCCGGTTCTCCGCTAATGAATCTACATACTGGTTGATATTCGAATTACTCTGGCGCGATTACTTTCGCTTTATGATGAAAAAGCACAAACATCAGTTCTTTTTATATTCAGGTATTAAAGATTCAGCTAACGCATCCGGCCTGCAGGATACAGCAATACTCTCTCAGTGGATCAATGGCAAAACGGGCAATGATTTTATAGACGCCAACATGCTGGAGCTAACACATACAGGCTTTATGAGTAACAGAGGCAGACAAAATGCAGCGAGCTATTTATGCAATGATCTTGGCATAGATTGGCGCTACGGTGCTGCATATTTTGAACAGCAGCTTATAGATTACGATGTGTGCAGCAATTGGGGTAACTGGGCTTATCTGGCAGGTGTAGGAAACGATCCAAGAGGAAAGCGGAATTTCAATATTGAAAAACAGGCGGAGGAATATGATCCTAAAAAATTATTCCGGAATCTGTGGCTGAAGACCACCCTGCCTTTATAA
- a CDS encoding cryptochrome/photolyase family protein, which produces MKNNIPALVDSKKTLRLILGDQLNINHSWFKEVNTDVVYVLMEVRSETDYVWHHIQKVAAFFSTMRTFANELKENKHTVIYLKLTDACNLQCFDKNCDWLIAEHAITHFEYQLPDEYRVDQLLAAYSKSLSISHATYDTEHFLTSRNELGAFFKGKKVYLMESFYRYMRKKHGLLMQGTEPLNGQWNYDAENRKKLPANHKAVAPMIFTNDVTGIISELAKTNIITIGTIDARNFVWPVSRRQSLALLDFFVKECLPLFGTYQDAMVPEEWSLYHSRLSFSMNCKLLSPLEVVNRAIEEWSMRKNKIAYNQLEGFVRQIIGWREYMRGMYWLKMPDFATLNYLENKNKLPDWYWTGKTKMNCLRNAINQSLHYAYAHHIQRLMITGNFALLAGVDPAEVDQWYLGIYIDALEWVEITNTRGMSQFADGGLIGTKPYVSSAAYIDKMSHYCKGCYYDKAKKTGAKACPFNSLYWNFYSNHEAKLSKNPRIGMMYNVWNKMKPDVKAELLQQADYYLTHINEL; this is translated from the coding sequence ATGAAAAATAATATTCCGGCACTGGTAGATTCAAAAAAAACACTGCGCTTAATTTTAGGCGATCAGCTGAATATTAACCATTCCTGGTTTAAGGAAGTAAATACAGATGTGGTGTATGTATTGATGGAGGTACGTTCGGAAACCGATTATGTCTGGCACCATATACAGAAAGTAGCCGCTTTTTTTAGTACTATGCGCACATTTGCAAATGAATTAAAAGAAAACAAGCATACCGTTATCTATCTTAAATTAACTGATGCGTGTAACCTGCAGTGCTTTGATAAAAACTGCGACTGGCTCATCGCTGAACATGCTATTACACACTTTGAATACCAGTTGCCCGATGAATACAGGGTAGATCAACTGCTTGCCGCTTATTCAAAATCGCTCTCTATTTCTCATGCTACCTACGACACCGAGCATTTTTTAACGTCGAGAAACGAGTTAGGCGCTTTTTTTAAAGGCAAAAAAGTATACCTCATGGAAAGCTTTTACCGGTACATGCGTAAAAAGCATGGTCTGCTGATGCAAGGCACAGAACCTCTTAACGGCCAATGGAACTATGATGCAGAGAACCGTAAAAAATTACCTGCAAATCACAAAGCTGTAGCGCCAATGATTTTTACAAATGATGTTACCGGTATTATTTCTGAATTAGCTAAAACCAACATCATAACAATTGGTACGATCGATGCCAGAAATTTTGTCTGGCCGGTCAGTCGCCGGCAATCCCTTGCACTGTTAGACTTTTTTGTAAAAGAATGCCTGCCGTTGTTTGGCACATATCAGGACGCTATGGTTCCTGAGGAATGGTCGTTGTACCATTCGCGCCTGTCTTTTTCAATGAATTGCAAGCTGCTTTCCCCACTCGAGGTAGTTAACAGAGCCATTGAAGAATGGAGCATGCGTAAAAATAAAATTGCGTATAACCAGTTGGAAGGATTTGTAAGGCAGATTATTGGCTGGCGGGAATACATGCGGGGTATGTACTGGCTAAAGATGCCGGACTTCGCCACGCTGAACTATCTTGAAAATAAAAATAAATTACCCGATTGGTACTGGACAGGGAAAACAAAAATGAACTGCCTGCGCAATGCCATAAACCAATCGCTGCACTATGCCTACGCGCACCACATCCAGCGCCTGATGATCACCGGTAATTTTGCCTTGCTGGCAGGTGTTGATCCCGCTGAAGTGGATCAATGGTACCTGGGTATTTATATAGATGCGCTGGAATGGGTCGAAATAACCAATACGCGCGGCATGAGCCAGTTCGCAGATGGCGGCCTGATAGGAACCAAGCCTTATGTGAGCTCGGCGGCCTACATTGATAAAATGAGCCACTATTGCAAAGGCTGTTATTACGATAAAGCAAAAAAGACTGGAGCCAAAGCCTGTCCCTTTAATAGCTTGTATTGGAATTTCTACAGCAACCACGAGGCGAAGCTTTCTAAAAATCCAAGGATTGGGATGATGTACAATGTCTGGAATAAAATGAAGCCTGATGTAAAAGCTGAGCTCCTGCAGCAGGCAGACTATTACTTAACACATATAAACGAACTCTGA
- a CDS encoding deoxyribodipyrimidine photo-lyase — MNKVSVNIVWFKRDLRFTDHEPLYNDRQQNVPVLLVYFFEPSMMTYNNSDTRHSRFVHESFSVPWKMTGDAQRLYSCELGKHYPDLETIRRHAAEKMRGFKRQ; from the coding sequence TTGAATAAGGTTTCTGTAAATATTGTCTGGTTCAAACGTGATTTGCGATTTACAGATCACGAACCGCTTTATAATGACCGGCAACAAAACGTACCGGTACTTTTAGTTTATTTTTTTGAACCATCGATGATGACTTACAATAACAGTGATACCAGGCATTCGCGGTTTGTACACGAATCATTTTCTGTTCCCTGGAAAATGACAGGCGATGCACAACGGCTTTATTCCTGCGAACTTGGAAAGCATTATCCCGATCTGGAAACAATACGCAGGCATGCAGCAGAAAAGATGCGGGGATTTAAACGACAATGA